The Polyangium aurulentum genomic interval TTCGCCTGAACCATCGCTACGCCGTGCTCGGCGGCGTGCTCGCGGACGAGTGCGCGGGCCTCTTGCGGGCCTTCTTCGCCGCGCGGCGGGGCCGTCCGGCGCCGACGTCCTAGAACACCGATCCGTTTGCACGGCTCGGTGTTCTAGCCTCTTTGTCCCGAGGGGGACGCCTCGCGTCCCCCTCTCGGCCGGGCGAAGCCCGCCCGATTCACCCCCCGAGGCGAGACCGCTCCGCGATCTCGCAGAGCAGCGAACGGGTCGCTGCTCTAGGGCCCCAGCCAGTCGGCCCCTTCGGGCGGCTCGACGTCGTTGCCCTGGCCCTCCCCGCCCGGGGACGTGGTGGTGGAGGCGTTAGGGTCGCGGGCGGCGCGCTCGGGGGCGGGTTGGCCGCGGACCATGGTCTCGCGCAGGCCCTCCTCGAGCTCCTCGTCGGTGACCCATTTCCGGCGGTTGGCGACCTGCATCATCTTGCGCAGGTAGTTCGTCCAGCCCTCGGTCACGGCGCCGCCGACGGCGAAGTGCTGCTGCTTCGGGTTTGGCAGGATCGAGGCGATGTAGAACGCCTGCCCGAGCGACAGATCCGACGCCGACGTGTTGAAGTAGTACCGCGCGGCCGGTCCGATCCCGTAGATCATCGGGCCGAACTCGACCACGTTGAAGTAAAGCTCGAGGATTTGCTCCTTCGTCAGCTCCTGCTCGAGGTAGCTCGTGAGCACGGCCTCCTGCAGCTTGCGCGACAGGTTCTTCACGCGGTCGAGGTAGAGGTTCTTCGCGAGCTGCATGCTGATGGTGCTCGCGCCGCGCACGAAGCGCCCCTTGCGCAGGTTCTCGCGGATCGAGTTGCGGATGGCCTCGCTGTCGAAGCCGCCGTGCCGCCGGAAGCCGCCGTCCTCGGTCGTCATCACGGCGGCCTCCATGAAGCGCGAGATCGCGCTGTAGGGCACCCAGCCTGCGGTGCCCGGGCCAGACTCGATCTCGACGCGCTCGCCGGCCGGGCCGAGCACGGTGCGGCGGAAGGGTTTGCGCCAGCGTGCGACGTCGATCTCGGGGGGCGCCTCGGTGACGCGGCACGTGTTCGAGGTGTCCCACGCGAAGTGGTAGTCGCGATCGAGGTGCGCAGTGTCGAAGCGCGCGCTTCCTTTGATCGCAAACGATCCGGCCATGTGCATGCCCGCGAGGCGAGGGACGAGACCGCGCGGGGCCGCATCGAGCATCGCCTGGCATGCGGTGAGCGGCAGCTCCAGCTCTGCCCGAACACGCCGGCCCTCTGCGTGTCGCTCGTACTTGCCGTGTCCGAGGAGGCGGATCGCGCCGAGGTCCACCTCGCCCTCCTCGACGTTGAGCGCCGAGCCGTCGAGCATCACGTCGCCGCGCAGCTTGAAGGCGAGCTCGAGGCCTGCGACGGGCTCGTCGGAGAGGGCGTCGCTGCGCAGGGACAGGTTGCGCACGCGGCCGTCGCCGTCGATGCGCAGGCGCTTGCCGTCCGGGGAGAGGACGAGGTGCGAGCGCGTGACGAGCGAGGTCTTGGCGACGTCGAAGAGGCCGAGGTCGCCGTCGCGGATGCCGAGCGTGGACAGCCAGATGGGTCCGCCCTTCACGTCGGCCACGATCTCGCCGCGGGGGTCCTGGAGGGGGACGAGCAGCCGGAAGGTGAGCGCCTGCTCGCTCTTCTCGGCGTGCGCGCCGGGCGTGAGCTCGACGAGCATCTGGCCTTCGGCCCTGCGGACGAGGAGCGAGCCCGGGCCGAGGTTCAAGCTCTCCCGGCCGCGCTGGATCTTCGCGTGGAGGCTGTCGAGCTGCACGATGGCGCCCTGCTCGAGCACGGTGTCGATGACGTGCGCGCCCTTGAGGATCTTCTCTCGCGCGCCTGTGACGCCGGAGGGCGCTTGCGCCTCGTTGTCTCGGGCGGGTGGAGCCATCGATGCGCCTGCGGCCTGGCCCGCATCCTTGGCTTCTTCGAGGGGGGCTGGGAGGGTGAGGGTGGCGTCGAGCGAGCGCGCCGAGAGCGCTGCGACGCGATAGCCGCCGTCGTGGTGCTTCACGAGAGTGAGGTGTCCACCTGCGGCTGTGACGGATGCGGGTCCGACCGTGATCGTGGCTTCTTCGGCCGAGATGCCGACCTTGCCGTCCTGCCGGGCGAAGTTCACGTCGCTTGCGCGCACGGCCTCGGTGGGGGCGTCTTTGCGGTCTTGCCAGGACACGCGCAGGCCCACGAGCTCGGCTTCCGTTCGGCTTTGCGGTTCTTCCTGGGTGGGGCTTGGGGAGCGGGCTGCGAGGTGCCGCTCGCGCCATCGTTCGGCCTCTCGGATCACGGTCTCGCGCGGGCCGATGGCGGAGACGTTTCCGCCGCGCAGGGCCACCTTGGTGCCCCCGAGGCCGAGCGAGACCTCGATGGCGTCGAAGTGCACCTGCGTGCTCGGGAGCTCGGAAACGGACACCTCGATCCCGTGCAGCTCGACGCCGCGCCAGCTTGGGCGGACCTCATCGATCTCGAGCGTGGCGCCGTAGCGCTCGGCGACGCGCGCGGCCTCGTACCGGACAACGGGGCCGAAGGAGGTGACGGCGGCGAGCCCCACCACCGCACCAGCGGCCAGCGCAACCTTGAAGCGTGCCGAAGCCACGAAGTTCCTCGCCTAGCGTAGCAACGCCTGCCCGCAGGAAAATAAATAGGCGTGCTCGGCGAAAGCTCATCGCCGTTGGCCATCGCACACAACCCGAACAAGCGGACGGACGAGCGCGCGGGGCGGTTTGCGCCGAGCGCTCGAGCCGCGAAGATGATGTGAATGGATGGAAAGAAAAAAGGCCCGCATGCAGATGCATGCGGGCCTCAAAGAAGATCCCGGCGGCGACCTACTCTCCCACTGAGTCTCCCCAGCAGTACCATCGGCTCCAAGGAGCTTAACTTCCGAGTTCGGGATGGGATCGGGTGTGGCCTCCTTGATATCACCACCGGAAATTTTGACGCCTCCGGCGCTACGAAGAGCTTCTTCTCCTCGGTGCGCCGCCCTGCCGAGCCTCTTTTTGGTGAGGCTTGCCCCTTTCCGTGGGGGCGTGGCAGATGCGTCCTGACAGCTCGAGCTGCGTAGGCTCGTCATTCGGCTCTACGCGCGAGCTTTACTTTGCCATGGCTGGCAAAAAAAGGCCCGCATGCCGAAACATGCGGGCCCAAAGAAATCCCGGCGGCGACCTACTCTCCCACTGAGTCTCCCCAGCAGTACCATCGGCTCCAAGGAGCTTAACTTCCGAGTTCGGGATGGGATCGGGTGTGGCCTCCTTGATATCACCACCGGAAATTTTGGGTGTCTCCAGCGCTACGAAGAGCTTTCGCCCTTCGGCACGCTGGCCTGCCGAGCCCCGTTTTGGTAGGGCCCTGCCCCTTTCCGTGGGGGGCGTGGCAGATGCGTCCTGGCAGCTACGAGCTGCGCGGGTTCGTCACCCGAACTCCGCGCGCGAGCTTCAATGTTGCCTTAGAGGTATGGTCAAGCCGCACGACCTATTAGTACCGGTTAGCTCCGCCGATTGCTCGGCTTCCACACCCGGCCTATCAACCTCGTGGTCTTCGAGGGGTCTTTAGGGGCCTTGCGGCCCGGGACACCTAGTCTTGAGGCCGGCTTCCCGCTTAGATGCTTTCAGCGGTTATCCGTTCCGTACATGGCTACCCGGCTATGCTCTTGGCAGAACAACCGGAGCACCAGAGGTACGTCCACCCAGGTCCTCTCGTACTATGGGCAGCTCCTCTCAAGTGTCCTACGCCCACGGCAGATAGGGACCAAACTGTCTCACGACGTTTTAAACCCAGCTCGCGTACCGCTTTAATCGGCGAACAGCCGAACCCTTGGGACCTGCTCCAGCCCCAGGATGCGATGGGCCGACATCGAGGTGCCAAACCGCGCCGCCGATGTGAACTCTCAGGCGCGATCAGCCTGTTATCCCCAGAGTACCTTTTATCCGATGAGCGATGGCCCTTCCATGCAGAACCACCGGATCACTAACGCCTGCTTTCGCACCTGTTCGACCTGTCGGTCTCACAGTTAAGCTCCCTTGTGCGTTTGCACTCTACGCCTGGTTTCCAATCAGGCTGAGGGAACCTTCGCACGCCTCCGTTACTTTTTGGGAGGCGACCGCCCCAGTCAAACTGCCCACCAGGCAGTGTCCCCGACCCAGGTCATGGGTCCAGGTTAGATTGCCAGAATATTCAGGGTGGTATTTCAACGTTGGCTCTGCCGAACCCGGAAGCCCGGCTTCACAGCCTCCCACCTATCCTACGCAGAATATCCCGAAAATCACTGCCAAGTTGCAGTAAAGGTTCATGGGGTCTTTCCGTCTTGCCGCGGGTAGAGGGTATCTTCACCCCCGATACAATTTCGCTGAGTCCCTGGTCGAGACAGCGGGGATGTTGTTATGCCATTCGTGCAGGTCGGAACTTACCCGACAAGGAATTTCGCTACCTTAGGACCGTTATAGTTACGGCCGCCGTTTACTGGGGCTTCGGTTCGGAGCTTCGCTTGCGCTGACTCGTCCCCTTAACCTTCCAGCACCGGGCAGGCATCAGACCCTATACGTCGTCTTACGACTTCGCAGAGTCCTGTGTTTTTAGTAAACAGTCACAACCCCCGTTTCTCTGCAACCAGCCCACGCTCCAGAGGTTAACTCCTTCACGCAGACCGGCACACCTTCTCCCGAAGTTACGGTGTCATTTTGCCGAGTTCCTTAACCAGGGTTCTCTCACGCGCCTTGGGATACTCACCCCGCCCACCTGAGTCGGTTTGCGGTACGGACACCAAAGGGGCTCTGTACGCGGCTTTTCTTGGAAGTTTGGGATCACCGAGTGTCCCGGACAAGTCCGGACCTCATCACCTCTCGGATACGCGAGCTGCCGTTTGTCCCTATCGGGTCCTGGCAACTCATCCTACCGGCTTGAACACAGACAACCTTCCGCTGTGCTCGGCCTACCCTACTCCGTCCCCGCTTACTTCAACGCCATCCTTGGTGGTGCAGGAATATTAACCTGCTTCCCATCACCTACGCCTCTCGGCCTCGGCTTAGGATCCGACTAACCCATGGGAGGATTATCCTTCCCCAGGAAACCTTGGGCTTACGGCGACCGAGTTTCTCACTCGGTTTATCGCTACTCATGCCTGCATAAGCTCTTCTCAGGTCCGTTATCGGTCGTTCCCGTCCGACGTGTATCTACCTGAGAATACTCCCCTACCGCTCTTTCGAGCCCGTAGCTTCGGTACCGAGCTTCAGCCCCGTTATATTTTCGGCGCAGGTTCGCTTGACCAGTGAGCTATTACGCTTTCTTTAAAGGATGGCTGCTTCTAAGCCAACCTCCTGGTTGTCAGTGCGCTCCCACATCCTTTGACACTTAGCTCGGATTTGGGGACCTTAGCTGACGATCTGGGCTCTTTCCCTCTCGGCGACGGAACTTATCTCCCGCTGCCTGACTCCCGGATACTTGTCGGAGGCATTCGGAGTTTGATTGGGTTTGGTAATCTGGTAGGACCCCTAGCCCATTCAGTGCTCTACCTCCTCCGCAATTCGTCCGAGGCTATACCTCAATATATTTCGGGGAGAACCAGCTATATCCCAGCTTGATTAGCCTTTCACTCCTATCCACACCTCATCCCCCACATTTTCAACTGTGGTGAGTTCGGTCCTCCAAGCGGTGTTACCCGCTCTTCAACCTGGACATGGATAGATCGCTAAGGTTTCGGGTCTACGTCACGCGACTTCGCGCCCTGTTAGGACTCGCTTTCGCTTCGGCTCCACCTTCCGGCTTAACCTCGCCACGTAACGTAACTCGCAGGCCCATTATGCAAAAGGTACGTGGTCACACATTGCCTTGCGGCCATAGTGCTCCCACTGCTTGTAGGCACACGGTTTCAGGTACTATTTCACTCCCCTAACCGGGGTTCTTTTCACCTTTCCCTCGCGGTACTAGTTCACTATCGGTCGATCAGTAGTACTTAGCCTTGGGGGATGGTCCCCCCAGATTCCCGCCGGATTGCACGTGTCCTGCGGTACTCGGGTGTTCTGCGCGAGGAGCTTCTCTTTCGCCTACGGGGCTGTCACCCTCTTTGGCCGGCCTTTCCAGACCGCTCGACTAGATCCGCTCTTTCTCACTCGCCGGGAGCGATGCCACGCTCCCTGCAGAATCCCACGACCCCCATATCAGCAACGCTGGCACGCTTGCACTGATAGGGTTTAGGCTGGTCCCCGTTCGCTCGCCACTACTGGGGGAGTCGCTTTTGCTTTCCTTTCGTCCAGGTACTTAGATGTTTCAGTTCCCTGGCTTGGCTGCCTCGTGACTATGGATTCATCACGGGCTGGCAGGTTGTCCCTGCGCGGGTTTCCCCATTCGGAGATCTCCGGATCAAAACCTGTTAGCGGTTCCCCGGAGCTTATCGCAGCTGTCCACGTCCTTCTTCGCCTCTGATCGCCTAGGCATCCACCGTGCGCCCTTCGTAGCTTGACCGTACCCCTAAGGCACGCATCGAGCCCGCGCGCAGAGTTCGATTGCCGAACTTCCTGCTACGCGTGCCCGCAGCTTACTTTAGGACGCTTTCTCTTCTATTTAGTTGTCAGAGATCCAGGGCAACGCTTCCGCGTCGCCTCAGTCTTTCGGTCTGGCGATTGGCCAGACGGTGGAGCTGAACGGGCTCGAACCGTCGACCTCAGGCTTGCAAAGCCCGCGCTCTCCCAGCTGAGCTACAGCCCCAAGAGCATACCTCGCCACCAATATGCTCAGGTGGGCCAGGGCAGAGTTGAACTGCCGACCTCACGCTTATCAGGCGTGCGCTCTAACCACCTGAGCTACTGGCCCGGACTCGGTTCCACCGAGATGGCCCTTGCCTCTCTCGGTTCGGATACCGTGTCTCGGTCCCTGGAAACTGGATTGTACGCGGCGTGCTGTGACGGGTTTGACCTCTAGGTTGCGCCGAAGCGCTTCCTTAGAAAGGAGGTGATCCAGCCGCAGGTTCCCCTACGGCTACCTTGTTACGACTTCACCCCAGTTACCAACCACTCCTTGGGGGCCTGCCTCCCTTGCGGGTTGGCGTAGCCACTTCTGGAGCAATCGACTCCCATGGTGTGACGGGCGGTGTGTACAAGGCCCGGGAACGTATTCACCCCTGCCTGCTGATCAGGGATTACTAGCGATTCCAACTTCAAAGAGTCGAGTTGCAGACTCTTATCCGTACTGAGGTCGGTTTTTTCGGATTGGCACCCCCTCGCGGGTTAGCGACCGTTTGTACCGACCATTGTAGCACGTGTGTAGCCCTGGACATAAGGGCCATGATGACTTGACGTCATCCCCACCTTCCTCCGATTTGAATATCGGCAGTCTCGCTAGAGTGCCCGGCCGAACCGCTGGCAACTAACGATAGGGGTTGCGCTCGTTGCGGGACTTAACCCAACATCTCACGACACGAGCTGACGACAGCCATGCAGCACCTAACCACAGGTTCCCCGAAGGGCACCCCGATCTTTCAACCAGGTTCCTGCGTTTTCTAGCCCAGGTAAGGTTCTGCGCGTTGCGTCGAATTGAACCACATGCTCCACCGCTTGTGCGGGCCCCCGTCAATTCCTTTGAGTTTTAGCCTTGCGGCCGTACTCCCCAGGCGGGGTGCTTAATGCGTTAGCTTCGGCACCGCGGGGGTCAAAGCCCGCGACACCTAGCACCCATCGTTTACGGCGTGGACTACCAGGGTATCTAATCCTGTTTGCTCCCCACGCTTTCGCGTCTCAGCGTCAGTCACTGTCCAGAAGGCCGCCTTCGCCACCGGTGTTCCTCTCGATATCTACGAATTTCACCTCTACACCGAGAATTCCGCCTTCCTCTCCAGAACTCGAGCTCTGTAGTATCGAGTGCACTTCCTAGGTTGAGCCCAGGGCTTTCACATCCGACTTTCAGAGCAGCCTACACGCGCTTTACGCCCAGTAATTCCGAACAACGTTTGCACCCTCTGTCTTACCGCGGCTGCTGGCACAGAGTTAGCCGGTGCTTGCTAAAGGGGTACCGTCATCATGCCGTCTATTCGACGACACTTATTCGTCCCCCTCCACAGAGCTTTACAACCCGAAGGCCTTCATCACTCACGCGGCGTCGCTGCGTCAGGCTTTCGCCCATTGCGCAAGATTCCCCACTGCTGCCTCCCGTAGGAGTCTGGACCGTGTCTCAGTTCCAGTGTGGCTGATCATCCTCTCAGACCAGCTACCCGTCTTCGCCTTGGTAGGCCATTACCCTACCAACTAGCTGATGGGCCGCAGACCCATCCCCTGGCGCAAGCTTGTGTACAGAGGCCTGCTTTGACCTCAATCCCTTTCGGAATCGTGGTCTTACGCTGTATTAGCCCTCCTTTCGGAAGGTTATCCACCACCAAGGGGTAGGTTATCTACGTGTTACTCACCCGTGCGCCGCTTTACCGGGGCCGAAGCCCTTTCTCGCTCGACTTGCATGTGTTAGGCGCGCCGCTAACGTTCGTTCTGAGCCAGGATCAAACTCTCCAGTTAAATTTTTCTGGAGGTCATCTCGGTCGGCTAAAGACCGAGTGACGGCTCATGCCATCTAGGCATGACGTGTTCTCAGGGGTCGGCTTGCGCCGAGCCCCCAGAGGGGGCCACGTCACCGCACGTATCTGCGTACAATCCAGTTTTCAAGGACCGAGCCGAAGAGCATTGCAGGCTCCGCCTGCTCCTCTTCGTTCGTTCTCACCAAACGCCCACTCTCTTTCGAGATTTGCGTCCGGCGAGGGTTGGTTGATCTAGGCGACTTCGTTCGCCGTGTCAACCTTTTGCTTCAACCACTCTTTCGTCGTTTCAGACTTTCGAGCGGGCTCAGCAATCCCGTTTGGCTTCCTTCGGGCTTTCGCCCTCCGGCGCGACGGGGAGGCGGACTTTACTCACTTCGTTCCGCCTGTCAACCGCCTCGTTCACTTTTTTTCGTCGTCGCCGCTCCGAGAGAAACCAGGGAGCCTCAGCTAAACGAGTGAACGGGGCTTCCCGTCACGCCGAAACTTTCGTCTCGGGCGCGATGGGGAGGCGGAATCTACTCACCGCGTTCCGCCTGTCAAGCGCTTCGTCGTCTTTCGGTGTCAGACCCGGTTTTTTGAACCGCACCGGCTGCTCGCCAGGTGATGACCGCCGGACGACCTCTGCGCCGCCGCGCCTAGAGGTTTTCGCCTCAACGCGACGGGGGCGGAATCTACATACGGGCCGGAGCCTGTCAACGAGATCCTCGCGTCGCGCCTCGAACCCCGGCAATTCACGCGGTTTGCGCGATCGCCCGCTCGACATAGCGAGCAGGCTCGACGCAGAAGGGGGCTCGCCGGGCCCAAAGCTCGGCACAAGAAGACCCTCATGAGCTGGTCGATCCGCTCGCTCGCACCGAGCGCTCTCTGCATCGCCCTGGTCACAGCAACCGAGCCCGGCGCACGCGCAGCGCCGA includes:
- a CDS encoding biosynthetic peptidoglycan transglycosylase; this translates as MASARFKVALAAGAVVGLAAVTSFGPVVRYEAARVAERYGATLEIDEVRPSWRGVELHGIEVSVSELPSTQVHFDAIEVSLGLGGTKVALRGGNVSAIGPRETVIREAERWRERHLAARSPSPTQEEPQSRTEAELVGLRVSWQDRKDAPTEAVRASDVNFARQDGKVGISAEEATITVGPASVTAAGGHLTLVKHHDGGYRVAALSARSLDATLTLPAPLEEAKDAGQAAGASMAPPARDNEAQAPSGVTGAREKILKGAHVIDTVLEQGAIVQLDSLHAKIQRGRESLNLGPGSLLVRRAEGQMLVELTPGAHAEKSEQALTFRLLVPLQDPRGEIVADVKGGPIWLSTLGIRDGDLGLFDVAKTSLVTRSHLVLSPDGKRLRIDGDGRVRNLSLRSDALSDEPVAGLELAFKLRGDVMLDGSALNVEEGEVDLGAIRLLGHGKYERHAEGRRVRAELELPLTACQAMLDAAPRGLVPRLAGMHMAGSFAIKGSARFDTAHLDRDYHFAWDTSNTCRVTEAPPEIDVARWRKPFRRTVLGPAGERVEIESGPGTAGWVPYSAISRFMEAAVMTTEDGGFRRHGGFDSEAIRNSIRENLRKGRFVRGASTISMQLAKNLYLDRVKNLSRKLQEAVLTSYLEQELTKEQILELYFNVVEFGPMIYGIGPAARYYFNTSASDLSLGQAFYIASILPNPKQQHFAVGGAVTEGWTNYLRKMMQVANRRKWVTDEELEEGLRETMVRGQPAPERAARDPNASTTTSPGGEGQGNDVEPPEGADWLGP